A stretch of DNA from Halobacillus litoralis:
GCTCAAGGACAGTACATGGCACCTTCTTTCATTGATTCTCATGTCCACATTGAATCATCCATGGTTCCGCCTTCGGAGTTCGCTAAAGTCGTCCTCCCGCATGGTGTGACTACAGTTATTACAGACCCTCATGAAATCGGAAACGTCCTTGGATCAAATGGCATCCAATTTATGCTCGATGATGCCAAAGATCTTCCTTTGGACTTCCATTTTATGCTTCCATCCAGTGTTCCCGCCACCCCTTTTGAAACGTCCGGGGCTGAATTACAGGCCGCTGACCTTCAACCCTTTCTTAATGACTCACAAGTGCTGGGGCTCGGAGAAGTGATGGATTATTCTTCACTTCGAGACGCTGATCCCCTCTTGTTGAAAAAAATTGCACAGACGATACAAGCGGGTGGTTATGTCGATGGACACCTTGCTGGTTTGAATGACGATGCGGTCAATATATATGCGAGTTCAGGTGTTCAAACCGATCATGAATGTAATACAACGGAAGAAGCACTCGCACGTCTTCAGCGGGGCATGTACGTGAGCATTCGTGAAGGTTCCGCTGCCAAAGACCTGCTCGCTCTTTTGCCTGTAGTGAACGAAAAGAACGCAAGACGGTGTCTTTTCTGTACAGATGATAAACACATTGATGACCTTTTAGATGAAGGGAGCATCGATCATCACATCCGTTTAGCTACAGCCGAGGGTTTCGACCCTATTACCGCAATTCAAATGGCCACAATAAATCCGGCCGAGTGCTATGGACTTCATCATAAGGGAGCAATTGCGCCGGGCTACATGGCCGACTTCCTGTTTTTTAAAGACTTACGTGCACTGGAAGTGACTCAAGTGTTTAAGGAAGGAAAGAAAGTGGCTGATCAAGGAACAATGGTAAAGAAACCATCCCCTTCGTCTTCAAGCTCTCAAAACATCACAAACAGTGTTCATATTCCATACCTTTCAAAGGAGCAATTGAGAATACCTATAAATGAATCACAAGAAGGAAACATCATAATAATAAACAAAAACCAAATTCGAACGGATCATCTTATTGAAGAGGTGGAAGTCGAGTCAGGAGACTTTCAACCTTCTGTCAGCAAAGACCAATTAAAATTGGTCGTCGTAGAAAGACACCATCACACGGGAAATATTGGACTTGGGATTGTAAAAGGGATGGGACTTCTAAAAGGAGCCATAGCCACAACCATTGCCCATGATTCCCACAATATCGTAGCCGTAGGCACAAACGATGAAGATCTCTTAAAAGCCATCCAACACTTGGGCGAAATCGGTGGAGGGATGACCTTGTTCCATGAAGGGAATCCTCTTTCCTCTTTGCCCCTTCCAATCGCTGGCTTGATGTCAGACCAAGGGTATGAGAAGGTAGCTCATCAATTAGTAGGCATTCACAAAGATCTGTCTACCCTTGGCTTTACCAATGACTTCAATCCATTTCTCACCCTATCGTTCCTGACGTTACCAGTTATCCCAAGCCT
This window harbors:
- the ade gene encoding adenine deaminase, which codes for MKIETLKKRIKVANKERPADTVIKNAQIVDVFNGEIILKDVAIVDGFIAGLGEYEGKEVIDAQGQYMAPSFIDSHVHIESSMVPPSEFAKVVLPHGVTTVITDPHEIGNVLGSNGIQFMLDDAKDLPLDFHFMLPSSVPATPFETSGAELQAADLQPFLNDSQVLGLGEVMDYSSLRDADPLLLKKIAQTIQAGGYVDGHLAGLNDDAVNIYASSGVQTDHECNTTEEALARLQRGMYVSIREGSAAKDLLALLPVVNEKNARRCLFCTDDKHIDDLLDEGSIDHHIRLATAEGFDPITAIQMATINPAECYGLHHKGAIAPGYMADFLFFKDLRALEVTQVFKEGKKVADQGTMVKKPSPSSSSSQNITNSVHIPYLSKEQLRIPINESQEGNIIIINKNQIRTDHLIEEVEVESGDFQPSVSKDQLKLVVVERHHHTGNIGLGIVKGMGLLKGAIATTIAHDSHNIVAVGTNDEDLLKAIQHLGEIGGGMTLFHEGNPLSSLPLPIAGLMSDQGYEKVAHQLVGIHKDLSTLGFTNDFNPFLTLSFLTLPVIPSLKLTDKGLYSTKEAKHISVSI